In the genome of Streptomyces pactum, one region contains:
- a CDS encoding cytochrome P450 family protein, which produces MTGTGALSKYWMFSDEYTQDPYPFLARLRAEQPVCKVETPDGVRAWMITRYDDVRGALSDQRLSRDIGKLYRALGRQLGTELQPAPEISNHLANSDPPRHTPLRKALTFAFTPKRVRNLRPEWEKVVDGLLDDMVRTGNRDLISGLNAPLPIITIGQLMGVPVEDWPRFRVWSQTLHRVDASDPTGQIARHIAELSDYLTELIARKARQPEDDLISAMVHAPEDSRLDAKDILSTAFGVMTGGNDTTASLLTGSFAALLTRPEVVRQITDDPALLPGAVDEMLRWSGPLLNTLQRVTLEPVEIAGVTIPQDEIVIISLASANRDPDAFPDRPDELDITRQKPSHVSFGHGIHFCLGSHMAKALAEIAIRRVFERFPEIRLAVHPSELRYRPGVMIRPMVELPVVFQPTG; this is translated from the coding sequence ATGACGGGCACCGGCGCGCTGTCCAAGTACTGGATGTTCAGCGACGAGTACACCCAGGACCCGTACCCCTTCCTGGCCCGGCTGCGGGCGGAGCAGCCGGTGTGCAAGGTGGAGACACCGGACGGCGTGCGGGCCTGGATGATCACGCGGTACGACGACGTCCGCGGCGCGCTGTCCGACCAGCGGCTGAGCCGGGACATCGGCAAGCTGTACCGGGCGCTGGGCCGGCAGCTGGGCACCGAGCTGCAGCCGGCGCCCGAGATCAGCAACCACCTGGCCAACTCGGACCCGCCGCGGCACACCCCGCTGCGCAAGGCGCTCACCTTCGCCTTCACCCCCAAGCGGGTGCGGAACCTGCGGCCGGAGTGGGAGAAGGTGGTGGACGGGCTCCTCGACGACATGGTGCGCACCGGCAACCGGGATCTGATCTCCGGCCTCAACGCGCCGCTGCCCATCATCACCATCGGGCAGCTGATGGGTGTCCCGGTGGAGGACTGGCCGCGCTTCCGGGTCTGGTCCCAGACGCTGCACCGGGTGGACGCCAGCGACCCGACCGGGCAGATCGCCCGGCACATCGCGGAACTGTCGGACTACCTCACCGAGCTGATCGCACGGAAGGCGCGGCAGCCGGAGGACGACCTCATTTCGGCCATGGTGCACGCGCCGGAGGACAGCCGGCTGGACGCCAAGGACATCCTGTCCACCGCGTTCGGGGTGATGACCGGCGGCAACGACACCACGGCGAGCCTGCTGACCGGGTCGTTCGCGGCCCTGCTGACCCGCCCGGAGGTGGTCCGGCAGATCACCGACGACCCCGCGCTGCTGCCCGGCGCGGTGGACGAGATGCTGCGCTGGTCCGGGCCGCTGCTGAACACGCTGCAGCGGGTCACCCTGGAGCCGGTGGAGATCGCCGGGGTGACGATCCCGCAGGACGAGATCGTGATCATCTCGCTCGCCTCGGCCAACCGTGACCCCGACGCCTTCCCCGACCGGCCGGACGAGCTGGACATCACCCGCCAGAAGCCGTCGCACGTCAGCTTCGGCCACGGCATCCACTTCTGCCTCGGCAGCCACATGGCCAAGGCGCTCGCCGAGATCGCCATCCGGCGGGTCTTCGAGCGCTTCCCGGAGATCCGGCTCGCCGTCCACCCCTCCGAGCTGCGCTACCGCCCGGGCGTGATGATCCGTCCGATGGTCGAGCTGCCGGTGGTGTTCCAGCCCACCGGGTGA
- a CDS encoding DUF6269 family protein — translation MTTDGYEPSGDAEENPLVFLRRFEERTLRDQEALLREHGTDWAALLSRYVDALAHEAAPEDEGEPPVPERPGPDPDRGPAQPPPTDRTGPRPPG, via the coding sequence ATGACCACCGACGGATACGAACCCTCCGGGGACGCGGAGGAGAACCCGCTGGTCTTCCTGCGCCGGTTCGAGGAGCGCACGCTGCGGGACCAGGAGGCGCTGCTCAGGGAGCACGGAACCGACTGGGCCGCGCTGCTCTCCCGGTACGTCGACGCGCTCGCCCACGAGGCCGCTCCCGAGGACGAGGGGGAGCCGCCGGTGCCGGAGCGGCCCGGGCCGGACCCGGACCGCGGGCCGGCCCAGCCGCCCCCGACGGACCGCACCGGGCCGCGTCCCCCCGGCTGA
- a CDS encoding LuxR family transcriptional regulator — protein sequence MPDPREDELERMLLEVKARLESVVALRRDRGGEAPVITAVNHGYGAVLATARTLIGRAAHSIDIVHARRPSAEERALRPSERAERELLREAAGVVRVRLLTTPGLLDDEFVREQGSAGRPADVRVTRMAPLQALVVDGRAALVVADSAAGRRSSVIRVPEVLHSLDTLFQSVWRDALPAGEDRLFGDRRRAAIARRILHTLQAGVTDEVAARELTVCVRTYRSHVAEIMAKLGATSRFQAGVRAAELGLLRPARASGAAAGRT from the coding sequence GTGCCCGATCCACGCGAGGACGAGCTCGAACGGATGCTGCTGGAGGTCAAGGCCCGCCTGGAGTCCGTGGTGGCGTTACGCCGCGACCGTGGCGGCGAAGCACCCGTGATCACCGCGGTGAACCACGGCTACGGGGCGGTGCTGGCCACCGCCCGGACGCTGATCGGCCGCGCCGCCCACAGCATCGACATCGTGCACGCCCGCCGGCCGAGCGCGGAGGAACGCGCCCTGCGGCCGTCGGAGCGGGCGGAGCGGGAACTGCTCCGCGAGGCGGCCGGCGTGGTCCGGGTCCGGCTGCTGACCACCCCGGGCCTCCTCGACGACGAGTTCGTCCGGGAACAGGGCTCCGCCGGCCGGCCGGCCGATGTGCGGGTGACCCGGATGGCCCCGCTCCAGGCCCTGGTCGTGGACGGCCGGGCCGCGCTGGTGGTGGCGGACTCCGCGGCCGGCCGCCGCTCCTCGGTGATCCGGGTCCCCGAGGTGCTGCACAGCCTCGACACCCTCTTCCAGAGCGTCTGGCGGGACGCGCTGCCCGCCGGCGAGGACCGGCTCTTCGGGGACCGGCGCAGGGCCGCGATCGCCCGCCGCATCCTCCACACCCTCCAGGCCGGGGTCACCGACGAGGTCGCCGCCCGGGAACTGACCGTGTGCGTCCGCACCTACCGCAGCCATGTGGCCGAGATCATGGCCAAGCTGGGCGCCACCTCCCGCTTCCAGGCCGGGGTGCGCGCCGCCGAACTGGGCCTGCTGCGGCCCGCCCGGGCCTCCGGGGCGGCGGCCGGACGGACCTGA
- a CDS encoding helix-turn-helix transcriptional regulator, whose amino-acid sequence MSPPAGERTPDGADDDHAAHLERTLLQAYALIESTVSLHREGPRDPAAVVARTDTVPAGEALEELVGRARHSIGVVRVGTGEFADTVLRLLPGVPAGLPVRVLCATDAADPALGRYTRNPGARAEVRVCEGELREILVVDGAAALVRGAAESGTRATVVDDDAAARALELLFAGAWSRGRDLADHHQICPLLRTELARNVLERLSAGTIDEVAARDLKVSLRTYRRHVAEIMRELDANSRFQAGARAVELGLISP is encoded by the coding sequence GTGAGTCCGCCGGCCGGAGAGCGGACACCGGATGGCGCGGACGACGACCACGCCGCACACCTGGAGCGGACCCTGCTCCAGGCGTATGCGCTGATCGAATCCACCGTCTCGCTGCACCGGGAGGGCCCGCGGGATCCCGCGGCGGTGGTGGCGCGGACCGACACCGTGCCCGCCGGGGAGGCCCTGGAGGAACTCGTCGGCCGGGCCCGCCATTCCATCGGTGTGGTGCGGGTCGGCACCGGAGAGTTCGCCGACACCGTGCTGCGGCTGCTGCCCGGCGTCCCGGCGGGCCTGCCGGTGCGGGTGCTGTGCGCCACCGACGCCGCCGACCCCGCCCTGGGCCGGTACACCCGGAATCCCGGCGCCAGGGCGGAAGTGCGGGTCTGCGAAGGGGAGTTGCGCGAGATCCTGGTGGTGGACGGTGCCGCGGCGCTGGTGCGCGGCGCGGCGGAGTCCGGCACCCGGGCCACCGTGGTGGACGACGACGCGGCCGCCCGCGCGCTCGAACTGCTCTTCGCCGGTGCGTGGTCGCGCGGCCGGGACCTCGCCGACCACCACCAGATCTGCCCGCTGCTCCGTACCGAACTGGCCCGGAACGTCCTGGAGCGGCTGAGCGCGGGCACCATCGACGAGGTCGCCGCCCGCGACCTCAAGGTGTCGCTGCGCACCTACCGGCGCCACGTGGCGGAGATCATGCGGGAGCTCGACGCGAACTCCCGCTTCCAGGCCGGCGCGCGCGCCGTGGAACTGGGCCTGATCTCGCCGTAG
- a CDS encoding tyrosine-protein phosphatase produces MNRHIPFDRLHNFRDLGGYRTFDGRTVRWSTLYRADSLGKLAEAAAEQDRERFRDLGVRTVIDLRYPWEIDRKGRVPAADGLAYHNLSIEHRPYNQAALPPETDTERYLADRFAEVAEDGVKEIRQALEVIADPGSGTTVFHCASGKDRTGLIAALVLSLVGVAEDDIVADFALTNLATERLVADWKVANPGRELVWPAFGTAPEGIMRLFLADLAARYGSVPGYVTTALGAGPDLTDALRARLLTEA; encoded by the coding sequence GTGAACAGACACATCCCCTTCGACCGCCTGCACAACTTCCGTGACCTGGGCGGCTACCGCACCTTCGACGGCCGCACCGTGCGCTGGTCCACGCTCTACCGGGCCGACTCGCTGGGCAAGCTCGCCGAGGCCGCGGCCGAACAGGACCGGGAGCGCTTCCGGGACCTGGGCGTGCGGACCGTGATCGACCTGCGCTACCCGTGGGAGATCGACCGCAAGGGCCGGGTGCCCGCCGCCGACGGCCTCGCCTACCACAACCTCAGCATCGAGCACCGCCCGTACAACCAGGCCGCGCTGCCCCCGGAGACCGACACCGAGCGCTACCTCGCCGACCGCTTCGCCGAGGTCGCCGAGGACGGCGTCAAGGAGATCCGGCAGGCGCTGGAGGTCATCGCCGACCCGGGCAGCGGCACCACCGTCTTCCACTGCGCCTCCGGCAAGGACCGCACCGGCCTGATCGCCGCGCTGGTGCTCTCCCTGGTGGGCGTCGCCGAGGACGACATCGTCGCCGACTTCGCCCTCACCAACCTCGCCACCGAACGCCTGGTCGCCGACTGGAAGGTCGCCAACCCCGGCCGCGAACTGGTCTGGCCCGCCTTCGGCACGGCACCCGAGGGCATCATGCGCCTCTTCCTCGCCGACCTGGCCGCCCGGTACGGCTCGGTGCCCGGGTACGTCACCACCGCCCTGGGCGCCGGCCCCGACCTCACCGACGCGCTGAGGGCCCGGCTGCTCACCGAGGCGTGA
- a CDS encoding hemerythrin domain-containing protein, producing the protein MSVHAAPRTPTRPHLTMMYAIHDAFRRDAALLMYAAQELTEPGPGATGENGTPGDLSAIKDHWVRFSGYLAAHQMTEDIVLWPAVRAHCRANAWHMRLLDAMEDDHSRLLPLTEQVDDALAGDDRPAVRRSTEDFCLFLLAHLDREEMEALPLVLATVTAEAWAVFEREQRRQLGAAWAADFYPWLLDGAPEDTRREALRRLPVARRLAFHALWRPRYAQRLRRCAPVAG; encoded by the coding sequence ATGAGCGTCCACGCGGCACCACGCACACCGACCCGGCCCCACCTGACGATGATGTACGCCATCCACGACGCCTTTCGGCGCGACGCGGCGCTGCTCATGTACGCCGCACAGGAACTCACCGAACCCGGACCCGGCGCCACCGGGGAAAACGGAACACCGGGCGACTTATCGGCAATCAAAGACCATTGGGTGAGATTCAGCGGTTACTTGGCCGCCCACCAGATGACGGAGGACATCGTGCTGTGGCCGGCCGTCCGGGCGCATTGCCGTGCCAACGCATGGCATATGCGTCTGCTGGACGCGATGGAGGACGACCACAGCCGGCTCCTCCCGTTGACCGAACAGGTGGATGACGCCTTGGCCGGCGACGACCGGCCGGCGGTGCGGCGGAGCACGGAGGACTTCTGCCTGTTCCTCCTCGCCCACCTCGACCGCGAGGAGATGGAGGCGCTGCCGCTGGTGCTGGCCACCGTCACCGCCGAGGCCTGGGCGGTCTTCGAGCGGGAGCAGCGCCGGCAGCTGGGCGCCGCCTGGGCTGCGGACTTCTACCCGTGGCTGCTCGACGGGGCACCCGAGGACACCCGGCGGGAGGCGCTGCGGCGGCTGCCGGTGGCACGCCGGCTGGCCTTCCACGCACTGTGGCGGCCCCGGTACGCACAGCGCCTGCGCCGGTGCGCGCCGGTCGCCGGATGA